A stretch of the Aegilops tauschii subsp. strangulata cultivar AL8/78 chromosome 4, Aet v6.0, whole genome shotgun sequence genome encodes the following:
- the LOC141021861 gene encoding uncharacterized protein, producing MRPFLKEDRFYTFAGFSIEGDKEMLRRSGLEINPDKYIDIQRKWRASFKGRKRFHSLADVARSVIHPFYKQMKNRIDRVEDHKLWGISPRPNYLIEYAAIDVYATYESWKRIQNIREGLESAKEAEKNYYDPYYDY from the coding sequence ATGCGCCCGTTCCTGAAGGAGGATAGGTTCTACACCTTTGCCGGCTTCAGTATTGAAGGTGACAAAGAGATGTTGCGAAGATCTGGTTTGGAGATCAACCCCGACAAGTACATCGACATCCAGCGCAAATGGAGAGCTTCGTTCAAGGGAAGAAAGAGGTTCCACTCTTTGGCTGATGTTGCAAGGAGCGTGATCCACCCATTCTACAAACAGATGAAGAATAGGATTGACAGGGTTGAAGACCATAAACTGTGGGGGATCAGCCCACGACCAAATTACCTCATTGAGTACGCAGCGATAGATGTGTACGCCACCTACGAGTCATGGAAGAGAATTCAAAACATCAGAGAAGGTCTGGAGAGTGCAAAAGAGGCAGAGAAGAATTATTACGATCCTTACTACGACTACTAG
- the LOC109785084 gene encoding uncharacterized protein, with product MGAGEGGGGGRRRRKLEGDDGDDSDEEYVLEEEEDEEEIDELEYGHGGRDAASSSAGEEGGGSDAEYEVDDEDEEEETPRPKRPVKRKANPAPARSRRRRYEDDNDYSEELEVDDEIGDYQEDLDEEEEPRGSNCETKCGGRSQKAKMPPVAQRSNRPMHAEEEDMDFDPDLDEGGGDEDTDFDPDLEGDDDEFEDDEEEELGVSHTRTIPRLKNTPASKQRRGKKKKNSNTSKVSKRKFRKPAPVRRRRKRSVIEHYEDDDDDFIVEDELVKVNRNSRKKARFGRQVEVDRPVPVAEADIWPAIDSDSSEFEFGTSEDEPEGEPVRAAVRKGRKRRGVSGSSSDSEFHVSDKELSDVREEEVKTKKRLRVLQSSSDSEFHVSGKELSDVREEEVKTKKRVRVLQSSSDSEFHISDKELSDVREEVKRKKRTCVLQSSSDSEFHASDKELGDNRIEEARRKKRLLVSQSSSDSEFHVSDKDVRDLGEAKSLVAQPMLSVSPRRLSFTRNGWDKGKEKKELVDAGKPWCGICLSEDQRTTLQGVLNCCSHYFCFACIMEWSNVESRCPLCKRRFTTITKSSKVDLDLELKKSVIKVEERDQVYQPTEEEIRRWLDPYENLMCIECNQGGEDSLMLLCDICDSSAHTYCVGLGREVPEGNWYCGGCRLSGEGSTHPRSLTNSNSAQLGMTVPISTFGRSLSINTWQTFQGFDLNASPREIPRQNIHADSRASTLGVSTPTGRLATLSRRREWMHILLDRQRLVISQDTGHDGVQHSGYAPRADPDHRNFCASSGSNSLQHNDSLPRIEPNRRNFSSPWEANSSQTLLDDIRDQHGCFSSVQAQRNSTPCLFADGNNFQQTESVNSNVKHMCSISPH from the exons ATGGGGGCGGGAGAGGGCGGGGGCGGGGGCCGCCGGCGGCGGAAGCTCGAGGGGGACGACGGAGACGACAGCGACGAGGAGTATGtcttggaggaggaggaagatgaggaggaaatcgacgagctggAGTACGGCCACGGAGGAAGAGACGCCGCGTCTTCTAGTGCCGGCGAGGAGGGAGGCGGCTCGGACGCGGAGTACGAGGTGGAtgacgaggacgaggaggaagagACGCCGCGTCCAAAGCGGCCGGTGAAGAGGAAGGCGAATCCGGCTCCCGCGCGGTCTCGCCGGCGAAGGTATGAGGACGACAACGATTACTCGGAGGAGCTGGAGGTGGATGACGAGATTGGTGACTACCAGGAAGATCTCGACGAGGAAGAGGAGCCACGAGGGTCCAACTGTGAGACGAAATGTGGTGGCCGCAGCCAGAAAGCGAAAATGCCTCCCGTGGCTCAGCGATCTAATCGGCCGATGCATgcggaggaggaggacatggactTTGATCCTGACTTGGACGaggggggaggggacgaggacaCGGATTTCGACCCTGATTTGGAGGGTGACGATGATGAGTTTGAGGACGACGAAGAGGAGGAACTCGGTGTCAGCCACACCAGAACGATACCGAGGCTTAAGAATACACCCGCTTCGAAGCAGCGacgagggaagaagaagaagaatagtAATACTAGTAAGGTTTCAAAGCGGAAGTTTCGGAAGCCTGCGCCTGTAAGGCGACGGAGAAAGCGTTCTGTCATCGAGcactatgaggatgatgacgacGACTTCATCGTGGAGGATGAACTGGTCAAGGTAAACCGTAACTCAAGGAAGAAGGCCAGGTTTGGGAGGCAGGTGGAGGTAGACCGGCCAGTGCCAGTTGCCGAGGCAGATATATGGCCGGCTATTGATTCAGACTCATCAGAGTTTGAGTTTGGAACATCCGAAGATGAACCTGAGGGTGAGCCAGTGAGAGCTGCAGTAAGGAAGGGGAGGAAAAGGAGGGGGGTATCGGGGTCATCCTCAGATTCTGAATTCCATGTCTCGGATAAGGAATTGAGCGATGTTAGAGAAGAAGAGGTTAAGACGAAGAAAAGGTTACGCGTCTTGCAGTCATCCTCAGATTCTGAATTCCATGTCTCGGGTAAGGAATTGAGCGATGTCAGAGAAGAAGAGGTTAAAACGAAGAAAAGGGTACGCGTCTTGCAGTCATCCTCAGATTCAGAATTCCATATATCAGATAAGGAATTAAGCGATGTCAGAGAAGAAGTTAAGAGGAAGAAAAGGACATGTGTCTTGCAGTCATCTTCAGACTCTGAATTCCATGCCTCAGACAAGGAATTGGGTGATAACAGGATAGAAGAGGCCAGGAGGAAGAAGAGGTTACTCGTCTCGCAATCATCCTCAGATTCTGAATTCCATGTCTCAGATAAGGATGTCAGGGACTTGGGAGAGGCTAAATCTCTGGTGGCTCAGCCCATGCTGTCTGTGTCCCCGAGGAGGCTttcttttacaaggaatggatgGGACAAAGGAAAGGAGAAAAAAGAACTAGTAGATGCTGGGAAGCCCTGGTGTGGGATATGCCTCTCTGAGGATCAGAGGACGACTCTACAGGGAGTGCTGAATTGTTGCTCACACTACTTTTGCTTCGCGTGCATCATGGAGTGGTCTAACGTCGAGTCAAGGTGTCCATTGTGTAAGAGGCGGTTCACCACGATTACCAAGTCATCAAAAGTGGATCTTGATTTGGAGCTGAAAAAGTCTGTAATTAAGGTTGAAGAGCGTGATCAG GTTTATCAGCCAACGGAAGAAGAAATAAGGCGCTGGTTAGACCCATACGAGAATCTTATGTGCATAGAGTGCAATCAAGGTGGTGAAGATAGTCTAATGTTATTATGTGATATTTGTGATTCCTCGGCACATACTTATTGTGTTGGCCTGGGAAGAGAAGTACCTGAAGGAAATTGGTATTGTGGAGGATGTAGACTCAGTGGCGAGGGATCAACGCATCCTAGAAGCCTTACTAACAGCAATTCTGCCCAGTTAGGCATGACTGTACCCATTAGCACATTTGGAAGGTCACTGTCAATCAACACTTGGCAAACTTTTCAAGGGTTTGATCTAAATGCATCGCCTAGGGAGATTCCTAGGCAAAACATTCATGCCGATTCACGAGCTTCAACTTTGGGTGTATCAACTCCAACTGGAAGGCTTGCAACTCTTTCTAGAAGACGTGAATGGATGCACATTTTGCTAGATAGACAAAGGCTCGTGATTAGTCAAGACACTGGACATGATGGTGTACAGCACAGTGGCTATGCTCCGAGAGCTGACCCAGACCACAGGAACTTCTGTGCTTCATCAGGATCCAACTCTTTGCAGCACAATGATTCTTTGCCAAGAATTGAACCAAATCGCAGGAACTTCTCTAGTCCTTGGGAAGCAAACAGTTCACAAACTCTGCTCGATGACATTCGGGACCAGCACGGTTGCTTTTCTTCTGTTCAAGCTCAGAGAAACTCTACTCCATGCCTTTTTGCGGATGGAAACAATTTCCAACAAACAGAAAGTGTCAACAGCAATGTGAAGCACATGTGCAGTATAAGTCCTCATTAG
- the LOC109785102 gene encoding peroxisomal membrane protein 11-3: MASEARKAAAAARPPPRDFLAHLEDYLARRDGVDKLLKISRYAARLALAAGPLPPPASARLKSFESSLGLSRKAFRLGKFVQDVNALRAHPGPLPPPFVLLAYGGEGVYYFIEQFVWLAKAGLLPAHLLPRLQRLSAWAELLGYVGSITIKLEEVTKMESSIKMRLAEGCGEENEAVRTMRGKLLLKRLSVVQDVADAFMALGDVTNGKGLLGSSTLTASAGLLSALISTHKNWNSC; encoded by the coding sequence ATGGCCTCCGAGGCTCGCAAGGCCGCCGCCGCAGCGCGCCCGCCTCCCCGCGACTTCCTCGCCCACCTCGAGGACTACCTCGCCCGCCGCGACGGCGTCGACAAGCTCCTCAAGATCTCACGCTACGCCGCGCGCCTCGCCCTCGCCGCAGGGCCGCTGCCCCCGCCGGCCTCCGCGCGCCTCAAGTCCTTCGAGTCCAGCCTCGGCCTCAGCCGCAAGGCCTTCCGCCTCGGCAAGTTCGTCCAGGACGTCAACGCCCTCCGCGCGCACCCCGGCCCCCTCCCTCCGCCCTTCGTGCTCCTCGCCTACGGCGGCGAGGGCGTCTACTACTTCATCGAGCAATTCGTCTGGCTTGCCAAAGCTGGCCTCCTCCCGGCGcacctcctcccccgcctccAGCGCCTCAGCGCCTGGGCCGAGCTGCTGGGCTACGTCGGCTCCATCACCATCAAGCTGGAAGAGGTGACGAAGATGGAGTCTTCGATCAAGATGCGGCTGGCGGAGGGTTGTGGGGAGGAGAACGAGGCGGTGAGGACGATGCGGGGGAAGCTGCTGCTGAAGCGTCTGTCCGTTGTGCAGGACGTGGCGGATGCCTTCATGGCGCTAGGGGACGTGACTAACGGGAAGGGGTTGCTCGGTAGTTCCACGCTGACGGCGTCCGCCGGATTGCTGTCGGCGCTGATCAGCACGCACAAGAACTGGAATTCTTGCTGA